In Juglans regia cultivar Chandler chromosome 13, Walnut 2.0, whole genome shotgun sequence, the following proteins share a genomic window:
- the LOC108988762 gene encoding ribonuclease 3-like has product MELKWSILIKLLIVQYLSVVCVSQEFDFFYFVQQWPGAYCDTKQSCCYPKTGKPTADFGIHGLWPNYKDGSYPSNCDPDSVFDKSQLSEIMSSLQKNWPSLSCPSSNGFRFWSHEWEKHGTCSESELDQIEYFEAALKLKEKVNLLEILKNAEIEPDDGFYSLDSIEEAITKAVGHAPGIECNKDSAGHSQLYQVYLCVDTSGSEIIECPVLPKRRCASDVQFAKF; this is encoded by the exons ATGGAACTCAAATGGTCAATCTTGATCAAGCTTTTGATAGTACAATATCTCTCAGTTGTTTGTGTTTCACAGGAGTTTGATTTCTTTTACTTCGTTCAACAG TGGCCAGGAGCATACTGCGACACAAAGCAAAGTTGTTGCTATCCTAAGACAGGAAAGCCTACGGCAGATTTCGGCATCCATGGACTTTGGCCTAACTACAAGGATGGCTCATATCCGTCCAACTGCGATCCAGACAGCGTCTTTGATAAATCTCAG CTCTCAGAAATCATGAGCAGTTTGCAAAAGAATTGGCCATCACTTAGCTGCCCGAGTAGCAATGGCTTTAGGTTCTGGTCACATGAATGGGAAAAACATGGGACCTGTTCAGAGTCTGAACTCGACCAGATAGAGTACTTTGAAGCAGCTCTCAAACTGAAGGAGAAAGTAAACCTCCTAGAAATCCTGAAGAATGCTGAAATTGAACCAGATGATGGATTTTACAGCTTAGACAGCATTGAAGAAGCCATTACAAAGGCCGTTGGACACGCCCCTGGTATTGAGTGCAACAAGGATTCAGCAGGCCATAGCCAACTTTACCAAGTTTACCTGTGTGTGGACACTTCAGGGTCTGAAATCATTGAGTGTCCGGTGCTTCCAAAACGCAGATGTGCTTCTGATGTCCAGTTTGCCAAGTTCTAG